ATCGTTGTTGCCCAAAAAGCGGCCGTGCTGAGGAACAGCGATCCTGACCCTAACGAGAGAAAAAGAATGGCCATGTATGGGTCGGCGGTTGATGCTCCGAGATAGATAAAACCCGCAGTGAGTACCAAGGCGCCACACCCGACACCACATCGACCGATACGTTTTCCATAGCGTTGACTGAGGAAATCAGAGAGCCAACCACCAATCGGTGAAGTTATCGCTCCAGCGAGAAACGGTGCAGTGCTGTACCAACCACCCTTCAGAACAGAGAATCCCCGCACGTCGGTGAGGTACAAGTAAAACCAGGAAAAATAGATGTACATGATGTAACCAAGAGTGAAATAGGCAGCGGTAAGGAACCACAAATCCGCGCGTCCGAGTAACGCGCGCCACGGTATTGGCCCGGCTGGTTGGGCTTTGCTTGGTGCAGCTGGCGCATTCTTGGTAATACGCTGGAGCTCGGTGGCATTCACCCACGAATGCTCTGCCGGTCGATCAGTGATGAACCAATAGACAAACAGTGCAAGCAGAATACCCGCAGCACCGGCAATATAGAACGCGGCTCGCCAACCCCAGGTGACCATGATCCACACAATCAGTGGCGGTGTAAGCGCGGCACCGAGCGCGCTGCCACTAGTGGCAAGGCCCATCGCTAAGCCTCGTTCTTCAGGCGCGACCCAGTTGGCAACGAGACGATTGTAGTTTGGTGGTCCAGCAGCTTCACCGATACCAATCAATGCACGCACGATCATGAATGAACCGACGATACCAAACAGTGAGGTGAGAAAGAAATCGCCAGCAATCGCCGTTACCGCAGTAAACGCCGACCACCAACAGATTGCGGCGGCTAACACGGGGCGTGGACCGAAACGATCACCTAGCCATCCGCCAGGAATTTGTAGTAGCGCATAGCCCAAGACAAAGGCACTGAAGATCGAGCCCATTTGCACGTTGGTCAGCCCGTATTCGGGCATGATGTATTTGCCAGCGATGGAGATGTTCACCCGGTCGATGAACATCAACACGCCCATGCAAAAGACGACAGCAACAATGATCCACCGAGTAGACGTCGGTTGTTCGGACATAGGATAGGCCCCTTTTGTTCCCTCACTTTCTCTGCCCTCTACCACAGAGACCTAGGGTTTGACAAACACGGTCGAGGGATGGAGGGGCAAGAGCGGTGGGAGTCCCGCTGAAGCGCGGCGAAATCGAAGAGAGTACCTGAGTGTTGTTGCAGAAGCTGAAGTGACGCCGGTGCTAGGAGGAGACTTTGACCAGTGTGGCCAATTGAGCCAGTTCTCCCCAGGCTGCGAGAAATTCGTCGCGTGGAATAGCCGTGGGTGCCGTCGTGAGAGCTGGATCATGGACTAACACAGTCTGTTCTTCAACTCCTACCACGACCAGCGCATGCAGACACTTTTCCTGCCAGTAATGCAACGGAGTCGTAGAGACGAAGACGATAGCTGGAATGTTTTCCTGTAACCATTGCGCCAGATCATCAAGCGAGGCACTGATCACTTCAACGTGACACGCAGAAACATGCTGAGTAAGGAGAAGAACGTTTAGTACCGACGTGCCTACTGGCTGAGTTTCCAACCAACGGCACAGTTCTTCTTCCCCTAAGGCGACACCCTGAAATGCTAGTACCATTCGCACAGTAGCAGGGACACAGGAGTTGCACCCCTGCGGGTTCGTTTGTGGTAGATGCGGAATCTATAGCACGGTTACGCAGCAGGAGTAGCGGCTAGTAGAAGGGCATTGGCAATCTGCTTGAGAACTCGGCAGCGTTCGCCAACTTCCAAGACCTCTCCAGTCTGCGCATCAATCACTAACTCTCCGATCTTGGTCTGGCGTCCGTCCCGCGGTGGGGAGAGCCATACGGGAACAAGCCAGCAGGTTCGCTGCCCAACTTGCAAGATAGGTTCATCCACAGAGAAGCTCTGTCCGCAATGAAGCGCAAGGCTCACGTTAGCCTTCTGTTTGGCGACGTAGGCAGAAATGTTCAAGCGGGTATGGATTTTAATGTCCACTTCTACATCCGTACCGGTCGGGACTCCGGTGCCACTCAAATTGACCGCCATAGCAACGTTCTCCCCTTTCGTTATGCACCGTTCACCCTAGCCGCCTCAGGAGGAGAGAGCAAGAAGTGGAGTATGAAGAAAGGCTGCAGGTCGAAACCCTTGTGAGGATGTTTCGTCTTTCTCTCCGGCCTGCAGCCTTGAGATTTCTGCTTCTTCCTTGTTGCCTCTTCGCCGCTTTCCTTTTTCCCCCAGCCCAAGGTGAAGCTAGGGAAAGGGGTATTGTTCTCAAGAATGAGATAGCGTGCAGTTACGCTGCCATCTCCGAACTGCGCAGCATCTTGCCCGGCAATTTGCCGCTGCACGTGCCGTGCTCGAAGGTAACCTGACCATTGACGATAATGTGGCTATAGCCGTTCGCCTTCTGTACGCGCCGCCAGTCGCCATCCGGCAGGTCTTGGATGGTTTCCATCGGCTTCACTGCCAGTTTGTTGAGATCGTACACGACGATGTCCGCTGGCATGCCTTCACGCAACCAGCCGCGATCGCGAATACCAATCGCCCAGCCGACCATGGTCGATAAGCGCCAGTGGGCTTCTTCGAGGCTCATGATCTGTTTGTCGCGTACCCAGTGGGCCAGGAAATGGGTCGGGTAACGACCAAGGGTGAGGAACTTGGTGTGTGCCCCACCATCGGACGAGCCAACCAGCGTGAGTGGATGTTTGAGAATCGCGGTGAGCGCTTCGTCATTGTTGTTGATGAAGTCCTGCATCGCGAATTCGGCTTTGAGATCTTCTTCGACCGCGATATCAAGCAGTGTATCGATCGGATGCTTGTTTTGCGCTTTGGCAATCTCGGCAATCGTGCGACCTTTGAGGTCCTTATTCTTTGCCAGGTGCACATCATCGACAAACGTCGTGTCCCAACGGAACATGCGAATCGCACCTTGCTCAGAGTCGGGGCTGGTGCCCGGCATGACCGTCGGTGCTTTTTCCATATCACGCTTCATGGCTGGACGACGCGCGGGATCAGCTAACTTGGCTTTGCGTTCAGCCAACGAACCGATGGTTGCTTCATTCCACGCTGGCAGTTGATCAAACAAACCGATAGTTTCCATTGTGAATTCGAATTCGATCGGTGTGCAGATATTGACCGCCAATACTGGCGCTTCGCGGTAGGCCTTCTCCATCCACGCTAGTTGTTCTTTCCAGGTATTGGGCGAGGTTGGATCATAGATCACCGCATTCCAGTTCACTGGGCGACCACTGACTTTGGCCAACTCAAGCAGGAAGTCCATGCCCAAGCCTTGCAGCGCATGCCCCATGGTCCACTCGATCGAACCACGATTGAACTCGCGCATCACTTTCGCCATTTCTAAGAATTCTTCGCGTGGGGCGACGTGGGTTGGCAGATAGCCACCATCATAATCACGATTGGCCATACTAAAGGACGCCGAGAAGCCGAAGCCACCAGCCTGAAGTCCTTCGCGCAAGATGTTTTTCATCTGCTCGACTTGTTCAGGCTTGGTTTTGTAGTTTGGGTCACGGGCGGCTTCATTGCCCAACACGTATGCGCGTAGTGGCGAGTATGGGACTAACGAGGCAGCATTCACGCCCAGCCCGCCTCGGTCGAGACTATCGAGATACTCAGGAAACGTTACCCAATCCCAGCGCATGCCAGCCTGCATACAGGAGAGTGGGATCGACTCCGTGCGTTCCATACGACGCATGGCGCGTTCACGATCCTCTGGCTTCACCGGCGCAAAACCAAACCCGCAGTTACCAATGGCGACGGTAGTGACACCATGCCACCCAGACAGCGACGCATACGGGTCCCATTTGGTACCGCCACTCAGCGCCGCATCGTAGTGGGTGTGGATATCGATAAAGCCCGGCGCGACGACTTGCCCGGTGGCATCAATCTCGCGCGTGGCGCTGCCTTGGACATTGCCCATGGCGACAATCTTGCCGTTGCGAATCCCTATGTCCCCTCGGAACGCGGGCATGCGCAGACCGTCAACGATCGTGCCGTTTTTAATGATGAGATCATAATCCGCCATGAGACCCCTCCTTTTGCTCTAGCGAGCAGGTTAGCGATTAATACAACACGCTTAGGCCCATCAGGTCAGACGCTGAATGATATTCCCCCACTAGCACAGTGGTCTGGTCATTTACAATGGAAGGAAAAAGGGGCTGCGCACAGCACCTCTCGACACCGTTTTGATTGAGACCATGTTCCTTGATGGCCGTGCATCCTCACTGGAAGAGCAGGCCACGCTACCGATTCTCAATCTGATTGAGGTCAGGCACCCACCAGTCCGGAAGAAGCGAGGCGGCCATCACTGGTGACATCAAATATCACATGAAGTGATTTATTAAAATAACTCAGTGGAAAGGCAAGAACGCGTGTATGGCAAACGGTAATGTTGGGTGGATCTGTACTCACGTGTGGCTGCGAAATTGAAAATGAGAATGATTTTCAGTTTCAATTTATTCAATAAAATCAAATACTTAACTTGACTCCGATCGTGCCGATGACTATGGTTCAAGAACGGCAGCGGTGAATGCGTTCACCAGAAAGGATGTCACGTTATGGATACGAAAGCGCTCATTACCGCCTTAAATAAAGTCATTGCCTTTGAGCACACCGCCACCCTTCAATACAAGCAAAATGCGTTATTAGTGAATGGACTCTGGCGCAAAGTCTACGCAGATTTTTTTGCCGCTCAGGCCAAAAGCTCGATGGACCATGCGGCGAAGTTCGGTCAGAAAGTTGTCGTACTGGGTGGAGTGCCGACCGTCGAAGTCGGTACGGTTCACCAATCGACTGATCTCGAAGAAATGCTGCGTCTCGCCCTTGATTTAGAGAAGTCTACGATGAAGGCCTATCTCGATGCCCATGCACTCACCGAAGGCGATATCGCGCTCCGGACGATGCTAGAAGGGCAGATTGAATCTGAGCAGCACGACATCGAAGAACTGGAAATGTATCTTGGTACGATCAAGACCCAAGGGGTGGAACGCGAAGTTAGCATTCGCCGGGTGAAATAGCCGGGAGCGGAATAATTTTCCCTGGCTTCTGCTGTCGCTGTTCTTGCCATAAGTGTCGAGTGGTACGCAATGCATGCAGCAACGCTTCGGCTTCATCGACTGAAAGCCGAAGCGGTTGTTGCGGATACCATCCCAGCCCCTCGGCCCACGAGAGATGTCGCAACGTTACACAAGGCGCCCCCTCGGGACTTTGCTCAACTGCGAGTTCAAGAAGTGAGTCGGTGTCCTGATTGTTGGGAATGGTCGTGAGAATAGCTTTCGACATATACCCTCCTGCACAGTTCAAAGCAGCACGAACTGCGTCGCCGTTTGCCAACCTTTCGTCATCCAATGGTGTCCGTCCGTATCCAATAACAATCCTTCGACGTTCGGTGTTTCGTGTAACAAGGCGATGCCTTGTTTTTCACCGAGTACGAGCAGCGCTTTACTAAGGGCTTCCGCTTGTGTCGCTGTTGGTGCGAGAACACAGGCTTGCAGATTGCGTTGCAGCGGCTGGCCACTCCGGGGGTCAATAATATGGCCATACGATTGGCCATTGATGACGAAAGGCTGCCCCATGGTGCCGGAAATCGACAAGGCTTGATCTCGCAGAGTGACAACGCCGGCGGGTTCACCGTTCGGTCGCTGTACGATAAGACGCCACCCTGGAGCATCCGTAGGGGTGCCCAACGCCCAGATACTGCTCTGACCAAAATTCAACAACGCATTCTGCTGGTGGAGGACCTCTTTGAGCTTATCGATGGCGTAGCCTTTGCCGATTCCACCGAGATCAAGGCGCATACCGGTCCGTTGGAGTGCAGCATGCCCATCTTTTGAGAGAGAGAGGAAGCGCGCGCCGGTGCGTCCCCGTGCCTGTCGGAGCGCATCTTTGCTGGGGAACGTATTTGTGTCAGTCGCCTGGCGCCAGGCTGTGACGATCGGTCCGACCGTGACATCAAAGGTGCCGCGGGTCTGTTGCCAATAGCGCAACGATAAGGTGAGGAGTTCATGCACGGCTGGGGGAACTGCCATCGGACCCTGTCCCGCGCGCGCATTCAATTGACTCACGGTACTGGTAGGGGAGAACGTCGTTAACTGTGCTTCCAGGTTACTGACCTGAGCGAAGAGAGCGTCGAACTGCGCCGCGGCTTGCTGACCATGACAAAGAGTGATTTCCAGCACCGTGCCCATGACGTAGCGACCATCGCTTCTGCAGGAGGCATTGGCGTAGGAACGCTGCGCAGTGAGACAGGCGAGGCTCATCATCCCGAGGGAGATGCGCCAGAGCCACTTCCTCTGAGGGGCGCGATATTTATGCCAGTGGGTCATCGGGATAACTCGGTGAGGACCCTGATGAAACTTGTGCACGGTAATTCTTTTGTGAACCGACAAAGACCGCCCACAGGCTACAGACCATGAGGACCGCAAGGCTGATCTCCAGCGCGAGAAATCCTACGATCTTCAGATAGGCAAACAACGGATGAACAAAGCGCACGAGCCAGCCGCTGCCTTCATCGACCAGGGCCGAGAAAAAGGGGATGATGATGAACCACGGCTTGCGTTCGACCGGTAACGGAACGAAGAGCATGAGATGCGTGAGCGTCAGCAGCAGCATGCCCATAGCGAAAAAATGAAAATGCGAGATCTCGAGCATTCCCTGATAACTGCGTGGCTGCATGAACTTCTCTTCAGAGCCGAGGTAATACTCAGTGACAGACGTGTACGTGAGGCTCATCTTTTGGAAATAGAGCAGGGCATTCGTGAGCCACAGGGCTCCAACATAAATAATGAAAAGGACAATGATGAGTTGCAGGAGACCGTTCTTCGACCACTCGCCAGTGACGACAAAACGCATGACAGGATATTCGCCTTCCTGAGACTACGGAAATGTGACGTTGTCGGCTTACTGCTTGGCCGCTTCGGCGACTTGCTGGTGCCCCTCTCGGACAACGACTTGAAAGAGCGACAGGACTTTTCGTACGCCATTGGTAATCGCCCGCGAGCTCAGCGTCGCGCCGACAATACCGTGAATATCCTGGCGTACCTGTAATGTCGGAGTGAGGGCTTTTTGATCAAACTGCTGCAGCCACCGAGTCGATGGCGTATATTCTTCTGGTTCATAGAACGCCAGAACGAATAACTTCTGCACCGTGCCGGTGGGGGACACAACGATCAAGAACGTCTCCGGTAACGTCCGAACAACGTTGGTTTCGATAAACGCATAGCCCAACACCTGGCCAGCTTTTCGTCCGACATAGATCGTCGCCAGCTTCGAATCGACTGGTGCTGAGGCGAGCGTTGAGACATGGTGGACTTGATCGTCAGTGAGAAAGACTGTCTTTGTCTCAACGTGTTCTGCCTCAGGAAAGGCGAGGGCTAAGGCCTCTTGTTTAGAATAGAAAGCCTTGGCTGCTGCAATTGTGGGCAGGGCCCAGGTGACGAGCACACTGAGCCCGACGATTACGAGATTAAAATGCCAAGCCGATGCCAAAGTTTACCTCATGAGGGCGCACGCCTTTTACTGCCGAGAAGCGGCGGTAATCGACTTTCAGCACCACGTTAGGATGGGGTTTATAGGACAGACCAGAGGTCCACAGCCGTTGTGCGGCATTGCCGTTGCGACTGAATCCAGCAGGAACGTTATCTTGCGTGTTGTAGTATTCAAACCGAACAAACGGGGCGAGATAGTGATCGGTGTTGGCGTACAAGTGCGGAAGAATATCGTACGCGACCTCAGCATACGTACCTAACATCGTGTTAGCGATAGTGTCGTTCGTGCCGACGTCCTTGGTTTTCCGCAGGGCGGAAGTCAAAGCACGGGCGTCTCCGAGGTGGGCCATGGTGAACAGACCGCGTAGCTCAAGTCCATATGCACGGTACTGCCCATGCACTTCCCACAAGGCAAGGTGGCTATCGGGAATACGGGTGCCGCTGACATCCTGATTATTGCCCTGATCGCCGAGGTAAAACGAACCGCCGAGTAAGAGGCTAGTGATCGGTGTGTAGTCGAGACGACCAGTGATCGAAATGTCTTCCGCCAGGGCACGATTGCCTTTCTGACGGCCACCGCGTAACCCAGCTACCGAAAATCCTCGCGCATTGAGACCATTCACTGCATAGAGCCGGTACTGTAACGATTCACCAATCTTACCGAACAACCCGACACCATTCTCCCGCCATGTGGAAGGAATAATGCGCGTCTCGACCTCTGGCCGAAACACGCCATGAAAGGTGTTGGGCTCGTGCATTTCATTGAGGAACCCCATCGGTATGAGCAGCATGCCGGCACGGACATTGGCATATTCAGAGAGCAAGAAATCGAGATAGGCAAATTCGACCGACACCTCACCGCTCCCGCTGGTCTTGGTCGTTGAAGTTGACCCATGCTCAAGCTCAATTTCGGAATTGAACAAGATCCAATCGTTGAATTTGT
The Deltaproteobacteria bacterium DNA segment above includes these coding regions:
- a CDS encoding MFS transporter, which gives rise to MSEQPTSTRWIIVAVVFCMGVLMFIDRVNISIAGKYIMPEYGLTNVQMGSIFSAFVLGYALLQIPGGWLGDRFGPRPVLAAAICWWSAFTAVTAIAGDFFLTSLFGIVGSFMIVRALIGIGEAAGPPNYNRLVANWVAPEERGLAMGLATSGSALGAALTPPLIVWIMVTWGWRAAFYIAGAAGILLALFVYWFITDRPAEHSWVNATELQRITKNAPAAPSKAQPAGPIPWRALLGRADLWFLTAAYFTLGYIMYIYFSWFYLYLTDVRGFSVLKGGWYSTAPFLAGAITSPIGGWLSDFLSQRYGKRIGRCGVGCGALVLTAGFIYLGASTADPYMAILFLSLGSGSLFLSTAAFWATTMDLASKYAGTVSGFMNMGGNIGGTLSPTLTPYIAERYGWETALYVAAALAILGIFCWLGVHPERAIDLEEQDAAQPLASAVIAGQK
- a CDS encoding amidohydrolase family protein, with product MADYDLIIKNGTIVDGLRMPAFRGDIGIRNGKIVAMGNVQGSATREIDATGQVVAPGFIDIHTHYDAALSGGTKWDPYASLSGWHGVTTVAIGNCGFGFAPVKPEDRERAMRRMERTESIPLSCMQAGMRWDWVTFPEYLDSLDRGGLGVNAASLVPYSPLRAYVLGNEAARDPNYKTKPEQVEQMKNILREGLQAGGFGFSASFSMANRDYDGGYLPTHVAPREEFLEMAKVMREFNRGSIEWTMGHALQGLGMDFLLELAKVSGRPVNWNAVIYDPTSPNTWKEQLAWMEKAYREAPVLAVNICTPIEFEFTMETIGLFDQLPAWNEATIGSLAERKAKLADPARRPAMKRDMEKAPTVMPGTSPDSEQGAIRMFRWDTTFVDDVHLAKNKDLKGRTIAEIAKAQNKHPIDTLLDIAVEEDLKAEFAMQDFINNNDEALTAILKHPLTLVGSSDGGAHTKFLTLGRYPTHFLAHWVRDKQIMSLEEAHWRLSTMVGWAIGIRDRGWLREGMPADIVVYDLNKLAVKPMETIQDLPDGDWRRVQKANGYSHIIVNGQVTFEHGTCSGKLPGKMLRSSEMAA
- a CDS encoding ferritin; amino-acid sequence: MDTKALITALNKVIAFEHTATLQYKQNALLVNGLWRKVYADFFAAQAKSSMDHAAKFGQKVVVLGGVPTVEVGTVHQSTDLEEMLRLALDLEKSTMKAYLDAHALTEGDIALRTMLEGQIESEQHDIEELEMYLGTIKTQGVEREVSIRRVK
- a CDS encoding FAD:protein FMN transferase codes for the protein MTHWHKYRAPQRKWLWRISLGMMSLACLTAQRSYANASCRSDGRYVMGTVLEITLCHGQQAAAQFDALFAQVSNLEAQLTTFSPTSTVSQLNARAGQGPMAVPPAVHELLTLSLRYWQQTRGTFDVTVGPIVTAWRQATDTNTFPSKDALRQARGRTGARFLSLSKDGHAALQRTGMRLDLGGIGKGYAIDKLKEVLHQQNALLNFGQSSIWALGTPTDAPGWRLIVQRPNGEPAGVVTLRDQALSISGTMGQPFVINGQSYGHIIDPRSGQPLQRNLQACVLAPTATQAEALSKALLVLGEKQGIALLHETPNVEGLLLDTDGHHWMTKGWQTATQFVLL
- a CDS encoding FMN-binding protein, which produces MASAWHFNLVIVGLSVLVTWALPTIAAAKAFYSKQEALALAFPEAEHVETKTVFLTDDQVHHVSTLASAPVDSKLATIYVGRKAGQVLGYAFIETNVVRTLPETFLIVVSPTGTVQKLFVLAFYEPEEYTPSTRWLQQFDQKALTPTLQVRQDIHGIVGATLSSRAITNGVRKVLSLFQVVVREGHQQVAEAAKQ